DNA sequence from the Nitrospirota bacterium genome:
CTGAAGAAATGCAGGCATATCAAATGATGTCCCCTGAGCTTAATATATTCCACAGTCGTTACTCAGCCCTTGCCTTAAAAATCATTCAATCTTATTATATTCATTATTAAGGAGTTTCAGCAAAAAATTCTATCATGCAAGGTAAAAAGATAGAGGTGCTTATAGAAAATGGACTCAGAGGACTGGGGCTTGTCCCTTCAGAATGGCAGGTTAATGCCTTTGTCCTTTACCTTCGAGAGCTCAAGAAATGGAACAGGGCTTATAACCTGACTGC
Encoded proteins:
- a CDS encoding 16S rRNA (guanine(527)-N(7))-methyltransferase RsmG, with protein sequence MQGKKIEVLIENGLRGLGLVPSEWQVNAFVLYLRELKKWNRAYNLTA